One genomic region from Melioribacteraceae bacterium 4301-Me encodes:
- a CDS encoding response regulator transcription factor, with translation MEIMLFKILLPIDFIANYLPAVRFRKSEYFIFFAFSCLVDPLMAFLYKYQIIGCFYHIPFYLTLSLIILPGSYRKVRAYAGAGVFFVLFHYLRNREVMQISAAILAICFIIFLINEIRIRNKNEFKAEVFLLLLLMNMFIHYWGIFLYFHHPQLYVSNWWVVVFLDMLTFTLIACAGPERKVSLVFLKIFNEKVNSAAQKHYESEITTNEKKDNHQMAHLAGALAERVDSHNGGEGNDIDGLLTRRELEIYTYLCEGLTNKEISERICRSVKTVESHLIHITEKLGFVSVRELKKFVNDTIRNNSPYFEEGKINKSERN, from the coding sequence ATGGAAATTATGCTTTTCAAGATTTTGCTGCCGATTGATTTCATCGCAAATTATCTTCCAGCGGTAAGATTTCGTAAGTCGGAATACTTCATTTTCTTTGCCTTCTCATGTTTAGTTGATCCGCTCATGGCTTTTCTATATAAATATCAAATAATTGGTTGTTTCTATCATATTCCTTTCTATCTTACACTAAGCCTTATAATATTACCTGGTAGCTACCGAAAAGTACGTGCTTACGCAGGTGCTGGAGTGTTTTTTGTATTGTTTCACTATTTAAGAAACCGTGAAGTTATGCAGATATCAGCAGCAATTCTAGCAATCTGCTTTATAATTTTTTTAATTAATGAGATAAGGATAAGGAATAAGAATGAATTTAAGGCAGAAGTTTTTCTATTGCTGCTTTTGATGAATATGTTTATCCACTATTGGGGGATCTTTCTTTACTTTCATCATCCACAATTGTACGTTTCCAATTGGTGGGTTGTTGTGTTTTTGGATATGTTGACATTTACGCTGATAGCATGTGCTGGACCTGAGAGAAAAGTTAGTTTAGTGTTCCTCAAGATTTTTAATGAAAAAGTAAACTCTGCTGCTCAAAAGCATTATGAGTCGGAAATAACAACAAACGAAAAAAAGGACAATCATCAAATGGCTCATTTAGCTGGAGCTTTGGCGGAACGGGTGGATTCTCATAATGGCGGTGAGGGAAACGATATTGATGGTCTATTGACGAGACGAGAACTTGAGATTTATACTTATTTATGTGAAGGATTGACAAATAAAGAGATATCAGAACGGATATGTCGTAGTGTAAAAACAGTAGAAAGTCATTTAATTCATATCACTGAGAAATTAGGATTTGTGAGTGTTCGAGAGCTAAAAAAATTTGTTAACGACACAATCCGCAACAACTCACCCTACTTTGAGGAGGGAAAAATCAACAAAAGTGAGAGAAATTAA
- a CDS encoding MauE/DoxX family redox-associated membrane protein has product MLFSGVSKIIDINPLIETLKEVKLPHDLIITIAILLPITEVGLGIILLLKIKTKNSNKSNCNTFPNFLFVFSLWSGNGYRKRLWVFW; this is encoded by the coding sequence CTGCTATTTTCTGGGGTTTCAAAAATAATCGACATAAATCCATTAATAGAAACGCTAAAAGAAGTAAAACTGCCGCATGATTTGATAATAACAATAGCAATATTGCTGCCAATAACGGAGGTAGGATTGGGAATAATACTGTTGCTAAAGATAAAAACAAAGAACAGCAATAAGAGTAACTGCAATACTTTTCCTAATTTTCTTTTTGTTTTCAGTTTATGGAGTGGTAATGGGTATAGAAAAAGATTGTGGGTGTTTTGGTAA